In Hyphomicrobium denitrificans ATCC 51888, the DNA window GCTTGCCGCACTGGTATGTGTACTACATTCTCTGCGCGGGCGAAATTTTTACGTCACAGCTCAAAATGGCGCGCCATTATCCTTGTCGAGCGGGGTCGTTCCCTTCGGCGTTCCGTCGGCTCCCAAAGTCAGTTTTTCGACTTTTGCTTCCGCCGCTTTCAGCAGGCGGTCACAATGATCGCGCAGCGCTTCGCCGCGTTCATAAATCGTGATGCTTTCCTCGAGATCGACATCGCCACGTTCGAGCCGCCCGACGATCGCTTCGAGTTCTTTGAGCGCGCGCTCGAACGTCATCGCCTTGATGTCGTCGAGCGCCTTGGCCGGTACTTTCGGTTCGGTCATGAATTTTGCCCTGCGGCTCTATCGTGTTGGCGTTAGCGTCTTTTACTCAGGAGCCGGCCTGCATCAACGCCGAGACGTGCACTGCGACGGATTGCGCGAGCCCCCTGAGATCATACCCGCCCTCGAGAATCGATACGAGTCGGCCATTTGCATGACGGCGCGCGAGTTCCGCCACCGCCTCGGTCGCCCAGCGAAAATCCTCCTCGACGAGTTCCAGCCCACCGAGCGGGTCGCGCTGATGCGCGTCGAATCCGGCCGAGATCATAATCAGGTCCGGCGCAAAATTATGGAGCGGCGCAAGAATTCGGTCTCGAAACGCTTCCTCGAAATGATAGCGGCCGTCGCCGGCCCTGAGGGGCGCGTTGAAGATATTGCCGGCGCCCGTCTCCTGCAACGCGCCAGTTCCTGGAAATAGCG includes these proteins:
- a CDS encoding exodeoxyribonuclease VII small subunit, encoding MTEPKVPAKALDDIKAMTFERALKELEAIVGRLERGDVDLEESITIYERGEALRDHCDRLLKAAEAKVEKLTLGADGTPKGTTPLDKDNGAPF